A region from the Benincasa hispida cultivar B227 chromosome 12, ASM972705v1, whole genome shotgun sequence genome encodes:
- the LOC120067679 gene encoding uncharacterized protein LOC120067679, with protein MLMENFLRSKEYWTIVEAGVNEPATGVVLSEVDQKKLEERKLKDLKAKNYLFQAIDRTILETISQKDTCKQIWDSMKKKYQDTTRVKRQQLQALRKEFEILKMKQSESVDGERINRGRGRGRGRWQGRRRGGGHDPYKKTSNNNSRLDKSNIQYYRCHKFVHYKSECTTNFNHEKREQSNFIEEKEQETLLMTCHHNKELGTNIWYIDTVCSNHMCGNKPLFSHLDESYHSTVTFGNNSKVNVVGKRNIQIKIKKGNVEPISNVFYIPNLRSNLLSVGQLQEKGYVTTIK; from the exons ATGTTGATGGAGAATTTCTTACGGTCCAAAGAGTACTGGACCATTGTTGAAGCAGGAGTGAATGAACCAGCTACTGGAGTTGTCTTGTCAGAAGTTGACCAAAAGAAGCTAGAGGAACgaaaattgaaggatctcaagGCAAAGAATTATTTATTTCAAGCCATTGATCGTACCATCTTGGAGACCATTTCGCAAAAGGATACATGCAAGCAAATTTGGGACTCCATGAAGAAAAAGTATCAAGACACAACGAGGGTGAAAAGACAGCAGCTCCAAGCTCTTCGCAAAGAGTTCGAGATTCTTAAAATGAAGCAAAGTGAGTCCGTGGATGG GGAGAGGATCAATAGAGGacgtggtcgaggtcgtggaaGGTGGCAAGGAAGAAGACGAGGTGGTGGACATGATCCATACAAGAAAACATCCAACAACAACTCGAGACTTGATAAGTCCAACATTCAATATTATCGTTGCCATAAGTTTGTTCATTACAAGTCTGAATGCACAACCAACTTCAACCATGAAAAAAGAGAGCAATCCAATTTTATTGAGGAAAAGGAGCAAGAAACTCTATTGATGACGTGCCACCACAACAAGGAGCTTGGAACTAACATATGGTATATAGACACTGTTTGCAGCAATCATATGTGTGGTAACAAGCCTCTCTTTTCTCATTTGGATGAAAGTTATCATTCTACTGTGACATTTGGTAATAATTCTAAAGTAAATGTTGTGGGTAaaagaaatattcaaattaagaTCAAAAAAGGCAATGTTGAACCCATATCAAATGTGTTTTATATTCCTAATTTGAGAAGCAATTTACTGAGTGTTGGACAGCTACAAGAGAAGGGTTATGTCACAACTATCAAATAA
- the LOC120067680 gene encoding uncharacterized mitochondrial protein AtMg00820-like, with protein sequence MEDYEVSGDLSDEAFVHYALLSECDPLTFEEAVKDIKWKQAMDEKIKSIEKKNTWDLSELPRGQKSIGVKWVYKTKVNKNGQVDKYKARLVAKRYKQQIGIDYNEVFALVARHDTIRLVLALATQSNWKILQMDVK encoded by the coding sequence ATGGAAGATTATGAAGTTAGTGGTGATCTTTCTGATGAGGCATTTGTCCATTATGCTTTATTATCAGAATGTGATCCATTAACTTTTGAAGAAGCTGTCAAAGATATAAAATGGAAGCAGGCCATGGATGAAAAGATTAAgtcaattgagaaaaaaaatacttgggATCTATCAGAACTTCCTAGAGGGCAAAAATCCATTGGTGTTAAATGGGTTTACAAGACAAAGGTGAACAAAAATGGCCAAGTAGACAAATACaaggctcgtcttgttgcaaagAGGTATAAGCAACAAATTGGCATTGACTACAATGAAGTTTTCGCTCTGGTTGCAAGACATGATACGATTCGACTGGTGTTAGCATTGGCAACACAAAGCAATTGGAAAATTCTTCAAATGGACGTGAAATAA
- the LOC120067681 gene encoding secreted RxLR effector protein 161-like codes for MAEFEMTDLGMMHYFLGIKVIQSVVGIFINQKKYVLEILDRFQMENCNLATTPVKPNLKLTKDHEGKKVNSTLYKQKVGSLMYLIATRLDIMYVVSLISRFMESPTELHLFAAKRILRYLKRTPDLGILYQKEENLNLVGFSDSDYAGDLNDRKSTLGYVFIFGSGAISWSSKKQPIVTLSTTKAELVAATSCACQAIWLRNILENLHYKQEEASIIHCDNTSTIKLSRNLALHG; via the coding sequence ATGGCAGAGTTTGAAATGACAGATCTAGGGATGATGCATTATTTTCTTGGCATTAAGGTAATACAATCAGTAGTGGGAATTTTCATCAATCAGAAGAAATATGTACTGGAGATCTTGGACAGGTTTCAAATGGAGAATTGCAACTTGGCCACAACTCCAGTTAAACCCAATTTGAAGCTCACAAAGGACCATGAAGGAAAGAAGGTCAACAGTACTCTCTATAAACAAAAGgttggaagcttgatgtacttaATAGCTACAAGGCTTGATATTATGTATGTTGTAAGTTTAATTAGCAGGTTTATGGAATCTCCAACTGAGCTTCATCTCTTTGCTGCCAAAAGAATCTTACGTTACTTAAAAAGGACTCCTGATCTTGGCATACTttatcaaaaagaagaaaatctaAACCTTGTTGGTTTTAGCGATAGTGATTATGCAGGAGATTTAAATGATAGAAAGAGTACTTTAGggtatgttttcatttttggttCAGGAGCTATCTCATGGTCTTCCAAGAAACAGCCAATTGTCACACTATCTACCACTAAAGCTGAACTTGTAGCAGCAACATCATGTGCATGTCAAGCCATTTGGTTGAGGAACATTCTTGAGAATTTACATTATAAGCAAGAAGAAGCATCTATCATTCATTGTGATAACACATCAACAATCAAGCTCTCAAGGAATCTTGCCTTGCATGGATGA